The nucleotide sequence CTTGTACAGCTGGTACAGCGCCTCGGGGACCATGTCCGCCGTGAAGCCGTCCGAGTTGAAGTAGAGCGCCAGCTCCTCGCGCGGAACCACCTCGTTCACCGGCGTGTGGTTCATTCTGAGGTGCGTCTCCAGCTCGCCATTCACCAGGCCCGCGTTGGAGAACACCGTGAGGCCCCACGTGAAGTCGTCGTGCGAGTACAGGGCCGACTGGATGCGCAGCCGCTTCATGTCGATCTTGTGCACGCCCAGCGAGCTGCGCGTGACCGGCACCGCGGTGGGCATGCCCACCTGCCAGTCCTGCACCCGGTTGCCGTTGATGAGCAGCTCTCCCTCCTCCAGCGAGTGGGACAGGTCCTCGGTGGGCGAGTGCCCCGCGACCAGGGTGATGACGTCGTCCGGGTTCTCGTACACCGCGGCGAAGTGCAGCCCGCCGCCGCCCGACTGGAACCGGTGCGCCATGATGGCCGGCGGGTCCTCCGCGTCCATCGTGCCGGGAGACGGCCGCAGGTCCGCGCGCCGCACCACCCAGAACACCGCCTGCGGATAGGACGGCTCCGCCGTCAGCCACTCCACCAGCCGCTTCGAGCCCGGCAGCCACGGCGCCACCGCCTGGCTGGCGATCTGCCAGAAGTTGATGGGGAAGTTCGAGTCCAGGAGGATGACGTAGTCGCGCGTCGCCGCAATCTGGTGCAGCGACGCCGTCACCACCGGCTTGCCCGTGGCCGCGTCGATGAGCTTCCAGTGGTGCAGCCGGTTCTCCCACGTGTCCCAGCTCACCAGCTGTGTGTAGCCCGCGCCCAGCGGCCACTTCGGCCCGTGGTTGGTGAAGAAGAGGCGCGGCCGCTGCTGGTTCGGTGACTCGGGCGAAATCGGCTGGGCGGGCTCCGGGTCGAACGCCGGGTGCGCGGTGCTCTGCAGCAGCGGGAAGGCCCACGGCGCGGGGATGGCCGTCTTCCACTCGCGCCGGTAGCCCAGCGGCGTGTAGGCCTCCAGCGTCTTCGGGTGGATGGCCCACGGGCGCCCCGCGTCCGTCGTCACCAGCAGCATCTTCTCGCCCTCGACGAGGAAGGGCGCCGTGTTCGGCGTCTCCTGGACGCCGAGCGTGAGCGAGACATCCGCCAGCGTGGTGTCCCGGAACTGGTTGAGGTAGCGCGTCAGGGGGCCGCGCGCCGTGGCGCCCGCGTCCACCGACTGACGTGCGTAGTAGGACGGCGTGCGCATGGTGGCGGAGGTGAACTTCGCCCCGCCCCCGAGGAAGTCGAGCCGCAGCACCAGCCCGTCCGAGGCGAGGGCGGGGGAGCCCGCGTGGACGCTCGGGCCCGCGACGAAGACGTGACCCTGCAGGTCGGGCGGGAGCGCGCCGGCGAGCACCTTCAGGGGCTCGTCCACGTACTCCACCGGGCTGGTGGTCATCGTGTTCCGGGGCATCCCCGGCCGCAGGCCCGGGGGCACGTTCAGCCCGGGATACCCGTGCCCGTCCGGCTGGCGCGGGTCTGCGGGGAGCTCCTCGGGAAGGGCGGGGGCAGCGGGGTTCTTCATGGCGGAGTCTGCTTCACGCATGACGGCTCCTGGGGGCAGGGCGAGGGCACGCCGCGTCGGGGAAGGGGGGCGGCAAGGTATCACGCGTGTCGACAGCGCCGTGTCGGCCGGCCGGCCGTCCGCTCTGGGAGGAAGCGGTGACACCTGTTTCACGCGGTACAACCGGTGTACCGGTGTGAGAAGCTTCCCGGGTCCGCGAGAGCCCCCGCTCTCGCGGCACGGGGCGGACCCCCCCGAGGCCACCACCATGGATGAACACGGCATGTCCGAGCGCCAGACCATTGGCGGCAGGTACGTCCTGGAGCGCAAGCTCGCCGGCGGCGGCATGGGCACCATCTGGGTTGCGCTGGACCCGAAGCTCCAGCGGCGCGTGGCGGTGAAGCTGATGGCGTCGCACGCCGCCCCGGCCCCGCTGTCCCGCCAGCAGTTCGAGTGGGAGGCGCAGGCCATTGCCCGCCTCCAGAACCCGCACGTCATCCAGGTGCATGACTGCGACCTCTCCGGCGACACGCCCTACATCGTGATGGAGCTGCTGGAGGGGGAGGACCTGGAGGCGCTGCTCAACCGCCGGGGCCGCCTGTCGCTGGCCATGGTGGAGCGGCTGCTCACGCAGTCCACGCGCGCGCTGACGGCCGCCCACGCCGCTGGCGTCATCCACCGCGACCTCAAGCCCGCCAACCTCTTCCTCGCGCGCACCGCGAGCGGCGAGCTGGTGAAGGTCCTCGACTTCGGGCTGGCGCTGCTGATGTCCGGTGGCGCGGCGAAGCCCCACCCCGAAGAGGGGATGGCGGGCACGCCCCGCTACATGAGCCCCGAGCAGCTCCGCGGCATCGAGCCCCGGCTGGACCACCGCTGCGACCTGTGGGCCCTGGCCGTCGTCGCGTACCGGGCGCTCACAGGCCAGCACCCGTTCCCCCTGGAGTCCCTGCGGCAGATGCGCCTGGGCAACGCGCCCCCGCCCGCCCCCGCGCCCTCCAGCCTCGTGCCCGAGCTGGGCGCGGAGATGGACGCCTTCTTCGCCCGCGCCCTGGACCCGGACCCCGCGCGGCGCTTCCAGTCCGCGCACGAGCTGGCCTCGGCCTTCACCTCCCGGGTGGAGGCGGGCCGGCCGTCGCGCCCCGCGAAGATCCTCGTCGTCGACGACGAGCCGGACGTCGTGGTGCTGATGGAGCAGAGCTTCCGCAAGCAGATCCGCCGCTCCGTCTACGAGTTCCTCTTCGCGGCCGACGGCGAGGAGGCGCTGGAGCAGCTGCGCCAGCACCCCGACACCCAGGTGGTGCTGTGCGACATCAACATGCCGCGCATGGACGGGCTCACCTTCCTGTCGCGCATCGGTGAAGTCACGTCGCTGACCCGCGTGGTCATCGTCTCCGCGTACGGGGACATGAACAACATCCGCACGGCGATGAACCGGGGCGCGTACGACTTCATCACCAAGCCCATCGACTTCCCGGACCTGGAGGCGACGCTCGTCAAGACGCTGAAGCACGTGCGCGAGCTGCGCAGCACCGTGCGCTCCACGGAGGAGAACGGCCTGCTGCGCATGTTCGTGCCGGGCGGGGTGCTGGAGCGGCTGCCGCCCCTGCTGCAGGGCTCGGACGCGCTGGCGGGGGAGCGGGTGGAGGGCACGGTGGTGTTCATCGACGTGGACGCCTTCACCCCCGTCTTCCACCAGGAGGCGCCCGCGGAGTCGCTGCGCCGGCTCAACGCCAACTTCGAGGCCATCGTCCCGGAGCTGCTGTCCCGGGGTGGCACGGTGGACAAGTTCGTCGGGGACGCGGTGATGACCGTCTTCCGGGGGCCGGGCCACGTGGACCGGGCCATGGAGGCGTGCCTGTCCATCCGGCGGCAGTTGGGGACGCTGGCGGACCGGGGCGGCGAGCACGCCCCATATGCGCACGGCGTCTGCATCGGCCTGGACTCCGGGGACCTGGTCTCCGGCAGCGTCGGCGCCAAGGCGTCCGGCCGGCTGGACTTCACGGTGCTGGGCGACGTGGTGAACACGGCCGCGCGGCTGGCGGCGCTGGCCTCCCGGGGGCAGGTGCTGGTCAGCGCCCGGGCCCGCGAGCGCTCGCGAGAGCCCTTCGAGTACACGCCGCTGGGAGAGCAGCTCGTGCCCGGCGTCGGCACGCCGATGGAGCTGTTCGCGCTGGTGCGCCGCGAGGGCGACAGCCGCGTCGCCCCGGACGAGCCCACGCCCTTCGTGGCGTCCGAGCCCCCCGAGGAGCCCGGGACGCCCGGGCTCGCGGCGCTGCCGTCCCGCTAGCCAGGGCAGGGCGGCGGCCCCGGCTTCGCGGGACTACGTCACGCGCACCGTGGTCTTCATCTCCCGGCCGGTGGCCGGATCCCTCGCGCGCATGGTGAGGATGCCTTCGATGTTCACGTCGAAGGTGATCTCCACCTGCACGGTGCCGGCGCGGGCCTGCTGGATGCCGGAGAACGTGAACTCGCCCAGCAGGTCGTTGCGGGCCACCAGCTCGTTGTCGCCCTGGTAGATGCGCACCGCCAGCTCGGTCTGGTTGTCCACGCTGGTGGTGGCCAGCAGCTGCTTGGCGTTGGGGATGGGTGCGTTGCGCGGGAAGACGACGTGGAACGCGCCGCCGGCCTTCTCCAGGCCGATGGCCATGGGAATCACGTCCAGCAGCTGGATGCGCAGGTTGGTGTCGTCCTGCAGCGAGTGCGCGTAGAGCGCCGCGCCGATGGCCACCGCCTCGTCCGGATGCACGCCCTTGCTGGGCGGCTTGCCGAAGAACTTCGTCAGCCGGTCCTGGACGATGGGCATGCGCGTCTGCCCGCCCACCAGCATCACCTCGTCCACGTCCTTCGTGGACAGCCCGGAGTCCACCAGCACCCGCGCCACCATCTGCAGGGTGCGGTCCACCAACTGGTTGGTGAGCTGCTCCAGCATCTTCCGGGTGAACTTCATCTCGATGTTCAGCGGCTGGCCCTGCGCCGTCATCGTGATGAAGGGGATGTTGAAGGGCACCTCGTCGCGCGCGGACAGGTCAATCTTGGTGCGCTCGGCCAGGTCCTTGATGCGCTGCATCGCCACCGGGTCCGTGGCCAGGTCGATGCCCGTCTTGGCCGCGAAGTCCTTCAGGACGTGGTGGATGATGGCGTTGTCGAAGTCGATGCCGCCCAGGAAGACGTCGCCGCCCGTGGACTTCACCTCGAAGACCCGGTCGCGGATCTCGATGATGGACACGTCGAACGTGCCGCCGCCGAGGTCGTAGATGACGACCTTCTCCTTGAGGTTCTTCCCCACGCCGTACGCCAGCGCCGCGGCGGTGGGCTCGTTGATGATGCGCACCACCTCCAGGTCGATGAGCTTCCCGGCGTCCTTCACCGTCTGGCGCTGCCGGTCGTTGAAGTAGGCCGGGACGGTGACGACCGCCCGCTTGATGGGCATCTTCAGGTAGTTCGACGCGACCTCGCGGATCTTCCCGAGGACCTTGGCGCTGATCTCCTGGAGGGTGAACTCCTTCTTCCCCACGTCCAGGGTGACGTCGTTCTTCTTGCCGGGGCGCATGTTGTACGCCACGACCTTCTTCATCGTGTCCACGACGTCACTGCTGAAGGGCTTCCCCACCAGGCGCTTCGAACCGTAGACGGTGTTGCGCGGGTTGAGCTGCCACTGGCGCTTGGCCTCGTAGCCGATCAGCTCGTTCCCCTTGTCGTCGATGGCGAAGATGGAGGGGATGGTGTACTCGCCCCCCTTGTAGGGGATGAGCTTGACGTTCCCGCTGTCCTCGACGATCGCCGCGCACGAGTTCGTCGTGCCGAGGTCGATGCCGATGATGGGCTCCTTGTGCATCGTGTGTGGACTCCGGGTGGGGGGCGCCGCAGAGAAGCAATGGACCGTACCCCAGCCCGCGCGGGTGCGCGAGTCCGCACACTTCCGGGCCTGCGTCCAGGCCCCCTGCCTCCTCAGGTGGGGGGCTGGGAGGCCCGCCCGCTCCCCCTGGCGGAACCCGGGGGAAGGCCACTGTTCCACTTCCCGGGGAGGGCAGGGGGCCTGGCGGCGCCCCCGGGCTGGCGGGCCCCGAACACAAGCCCTGGGAGGGCCTGGACTTCCGGCGGGCGGGCGGAAGACTTCTCCCACCGTCGCGGTCGTGCGGCCGTCCGGCGCCATGGCTAGATCGAACTGACCCCGTACGAGGAGAGCAGCGTGGACGCGAAGGGCTATCTGCAAGAGGTCGGCTCGCAGGTGAGTGCCGACTTCGTCAAGAACCGGTCGATCCTCTCGTTCGAGGAATACCTCTCGCTCTTCTTCAACGACCCGCGCGCCCAGGCGCGCAACGCGGCCCAGTACCTGCGGGACGTGATGGACCACTTCGGCACGGAGACGGTGACGCACCCCACCGGCACCATCCGGCGGTTCAAGGTCTTCGACGCGCCGGGCTCCGAGCGGGACGGCCGGGTGGCCGGCCAGGAGGAGGTGCAGAACGCCATCTACCGGCTGCTCGGCAACTTCGTGCGCGCCGGCCGCATCAACAAGCTCATCCTCCTGCACGGCCCCAACGGCAGCGCCAAGTCCACGCTCGTCAACGCCCTCAAGGAGGGCATGGAGGCGTACTCCCGGCAGCCCCAGGGGGCGCTCTACCGCATCGCCTGGGTCTTCCCGTCCGAGAAGCTCATCAAGGGCTCCATCGGCTTCGGCGAGCGTGCCCCCGGCCAGGAGGAGGTGACCACCTACGCGCACCTGGAGGCGGAGTCCATCGACCTGCGGATGCCCTGCGAGCTGAGGGACCACCCGCTCTTCGCCGTCCCGCCCGGCGAGCGCCGGAAGCTCCTGGAGTCCGCCCTCAAGAAGAAGGGCCTGGGCACGGGGGACGGGGAGACGGGCGACTTCATCCTCTCCGACTACGTGCGTGACGGCGAGCTGTGCTCCAAGTGCCGCCGCATCTACACCGCGCTGCTCAACTCGTACGGCGGGGACTGGCTCAAGGTCATGCGCCACGTCCAGGTGGAGCGCTTCTACGTGTCGCGCCGCTACCAGGTGGGCACGGTGACGGTGGAGCCGCAGATGAGCGTGGACGCCATGGTCCAGCAGATCACCGCGGACCGCACCCAGCTCAACGTGCCCGCGCCGCTGCACAGCACCGTGCTCTACGAGCCGCACGGCCCCCTGGTCCACGCCAACCGGGGGCTCATCGAGTACGCGGACCTGCTCAAGCGCCCCCTGGAGGCCTTCAAGTACCTGCTGGGCTTCAGCGAGACGGGCGAGGTGCCCCTGGAGCCCTTCGTCCTCCAACTGGACGAGGTGCTCATCGCCTCCGCCAACGAGAAGCACCTGGGCGCCTTCAAGGAGCTGCCGGACTTCGCGTCCTTCAAGGGCCGCATCGAGCTGGTGCGCGTGCCCTACCTGCGCCGCTACCGGACGGAGCAGCAGATCTACGACGCGCAGATAACGTCCACCACCGTGGGCAAGCACGTGGCGCCCCACGCCACCGAGCTGGCCGCCATGTGGGCCGTGCTCACCCGCCTGAAGAAGCCCATTCCGGACCGCTACCCCAACGACGTGAAGGAGCTCATCGACCACGTCACCCCGGTGGAGAAGCTGCACCTTTACGAGGAGGGCGCGCCCCCGGACCGGCTCAGCCTGGCCAACACCAAGGAGCTGCGCAAGCTGCGCGAGGAGCTGTTCACCGAGTCGGACGCGTACCCCAACTACGAGGGCCGCTCCGGCGCCAGCGCGCGCGAAATCAAGACGGCGCTCTTCAACGCCGCGCAGAACCCCGACTACAAGTGCCTCAACGCCCTGGCCGTGCTGGAGGAGCTGGACGCCATCTGCAAGGACAAGAGCGTCTACGAGTTCCTCCTCCAGGAGGTGGTGGACGGCTACCACGACCACGAGGCCTTCGTGCGCGTGGCGGAGGCCGAGTACCTGGACCGCGTGGACTCCGAGGTCCGCGAGTCCATGGGCCTGGTGTCGGAAGGGCAGTACCGCGAGCTGGTGGAGCGCTACATCCAGAGCGTCAGCCACTGGGTGCGCGGGGAGAAGATGCGCAACCGCGTCACCGGTGAGAACGAGAAGCCGGACGAGCACCGGATGGCGGAGCTGGAGGCCATCATCATGCCCAAGGGCGAGGACCCCGCTGAGTTCCGCCGCGGCCTCATCTCGTCCATCGGCGCGCACCGCCTGGACAACCCGGACGCGACGATGGACTACCCGCGCATCTTCCCGGACATGTTCCGGCGGCTGCGAGATCACTACTTCGAGGAGCGCAAGCGGGTGCTGCGCAAGAACAAGGAGAACGTCCTCAAGTACCTCTCCGAGGACCGCGGCCAGCTCACCCCCCGCGAGCAGACGCAGGTGCAGAGCACGCTGAAGACGCTCGCGGAGCGCTACGGCTACTGCGAGTTCTGCGCGAAGGACGCCATCCTGTTCCTGATGAAGAAGCGCTACGGGTGAAGAACGCGGGGCCATGAGCGGGCAGGCGGCCGGGGCCACGCCGGTCGTCTGCTTCCAATGCCGGAGAGGGCCCGGGATGATTCGAGCTGCAAGTGGGTTGCAGCCTCGTAGGTCGTCCCCCTCTACCGGAGAGTCGATGAGCCGCTTCTTCCTGGGCGTCCCCGCCCTGCTCACCCTCGTGTCGTGCGCCAGTGCTCCCTCGCAGCAGGCCTCCAGCGCTCCGGCGCCCCAGGCGGCCCCGGTGGTGGAGCGCGTCCTGGCGGCGGTCGAGGCCGCGCGTCCGTCCCGCAAGGAGATGGTGCGGCGCATCCTCCCGCACAACGTCCGGCTGCAGGTGGCCGAAGCGGGCAAGGCGCGCAGCACCGCGTCCGGCGTCGTGGTGGGCACCGAGCGCGACGAGAAGGGCGGGGTGGTGGCGTGGGTCGTCACCAACGCGCACGCGGTGGAGCTGGGCCACCTGAAGGACCCCGTCCTGCGGGTGATGGTGGACCGGCGGGGCGACGTGCTCGAGCACACCGGCGAGGTGGTGGCGAAGGGCCAGGTGCCGGACCTGGACCTGGCGCTGGTGCGCGTGACGGGCCTGGACCTGCCGGCGGTGGAGCTGGCGGATGACGCCGAGCTGGAGCTGGGCGAGGACGTCGTCGTCGCCGCGTCGCCCTTCGGCCGCGCGCTGTCGCTGTCCGGCGGCATGCTGTCCCAGGTGGAGTGGGACCGCGAGACGAAGCGCCCGAAGATGGTGAAGACGGACGCGCCCATCGGCTATGGCGCGTCCGGCGGCGGCATCTTCAGCCTGGAGACGGGCCGGCTGCTGGCCATCGTCGAGGGCTACCGCACCGCCAAGGTGGACTTCGAGGTGCAGGAACAGAACTACAGCTTCGACGTGCCCATGCCCGGCGAGACGTTCGCCGCGCCCAGCGCCAAGGTGCGCCAGTTCCTCCAGGCCAAGGGCTTCGGCCGGCTCATCCAGCGCCCCGCGGCCACCGAGGGCGGCGTCGCCCAGGCAGCGGGCCGCTAGCCGCCGCGCAGGACCGGAGCCCCGACAGCCGACACCGGCTCCGGCCGAAAGCTCGACAGCGTCCGGGGCCAGGGTACATCCGGCCCCGGAGGTGCGGGATGTCCGGACGTGTTTCGTGGGACCAGTACTTCATGGACATCGCGAAGCAGGTGGCCACGCGGGCCACGTGTGATCGCAAGCATGTGGGCGCCGTCATCGTCCGTGGGCGCACCATCCTGTCCACCGGCTACAACGGCTCCATCCGCGGCCTGCCGCACTGCGACGACGTGGGCCACATGATGGAGAACGGCCACTGCGTGGCCACCGTCCACGCCGAGGCCAATGCCATCATCCAGGCGGCCACCAACGGCGTCAGCATCGACGGGGCGACCATCTACACCACCGCCAGTCCCTGCTGGCCGTGCTTCAAGCTGATCGCCAACGCGGGCCTGGTGCGCATCGTCTTCGGCGAGTTCTACCGGGATCCACGCATCTTCGAGTACGCCGGCCGGCTCAAGCTGGACCTCGTCGGCCTGGGCGAGGCCGCCAGGCCCCCTGCCAGCGGACTGTGACGCGGACCTCCGTCCTGCGCCGGACATCGCGCGGGGCGGAGTGATCGCCACACGCCGGAAAACGTCTGCTGAAGGACACTCGGGAGCTCATTCAAGTGGGCGTCCCTCCACGGGAATTTGCCGCTTCCGGCAAGAATTACCGACCCAGGGTTGACGTTCCGAAAGGGGCTCCCTAACTCTTGGCTCCGGTAAGGGCGGCGGCGTGGCGAGGCGAAAAATTCCCGAGGAGTTACCGTTGGTTAGCTCGACGGCAGTGTCGAATAGCGCTCCCTCCGTGCAGGATGTGACGGATCCCGTGGTGGGCGCGGCCCGCTATGGCGCGGTCCCCACGCTGATGGACAGCCTGCTGCACGACGTGAGGAACCCGCTCAACGCGCTGGCCATCCACCTGGAGGTCCTGTCGGAGAAGCTGAAGGCGGAGACCGGCCAGGTGCCGCCGTCGCAGGAGAAGAACCTCAAGGCCATGCGCGAGCAGATCCAGCGCGTGGACGGCATCCTCCGGCTGTTCTCCGACTTCGTCGTCCACCGCGGCGGTGCGCCGGGCGAGGCCGACCTGTCGGACACCACCACGCGGGCGCTGGGCGTGCTGTCCCACGAGAGCCGCAAGCGCCGGGTCCAGGTGCAGGTGGGCGTGGAGGCCGGGGTGCTGGTGCGGCTCGGGGACACGTCGGAGCTGGGCTTCTTCATCATCCAGGCGCTGCTGCGCGCCTTCCGCAGGGCGGAAGGGGGCGGCTCGGTGCGGGTGATGGTGCGCGCGGACGGCGGGGCGGCGGTGCTGGAGGTGGAGGACTCCGCGGGTGCCACCGCCGAGTCCATGCCGGATGCGGTGGCGGCCCTGGAGCTGCGCTGTGCGCAGCTGGGCGTGGAGCTGCACCTGCGGGGCGGCCACTGCCGCCTGGTCTTCCCCCGGGCCTGAGCGCCGTGCTGGCGGCTCTCGCTCCGGGTTTCGATTTCGCTTCAGACAACTTCGCGTCACGACGCAGTACGGGAGGTCTTCATCTTGGGTAGCGCACGAATCCTGGCCGTGGATGACGAACGCGACACGTGCGAGGCGCTGGCAGAGATGCTCAGCACCTGGGGTCACAAGGTCGAGATCGCATTCGACGGGCACGACGCACTCCGCAAGGCAGGAGAGTTCAGACCGGACGTCGTCCTGTCGGACCTGGCCATGCCGGAGACGGATGGCCTGTGGCTCCTGCGCAACCTGAAGGAGGAGCTGCCGGACTGCCCGGTGGTCTTCCTCACGGGGCGCGGAACCATCGACGCGGCCGTGGAGGCCATCCGCGAGGGAGCCTACGACTTCATCGTCAAGCCGCTGGACACCGCGCGGCTCAAGGTCTGCATCGACCGGGCGCTGGAGAAGAAGGAGACGATGCGCGAGGTGCAGACCTTGCGCAGGCGGCTGAAGCAGCTCGGCTCGTCGGACCTGATCGCCCAGTCGGCGAACATGCGCAAGGTCATCGAGCTGGTGGAGAAGGTGGCCCCGTCGAAGGCCAGCGTGTCCATCAGCGGCGAGTCCGGCACTGGCAAGGAAGTGGTGTCACGCGCGGTGCACAACCTGTCGCTGCGCCGGGACAAGCCCTTCATCGCCATCAACTGCGCGTCCATCCCCCACACGCTCATCGAGTCCGAGCTGTTCGGCCACGAGCGCGGCGCCTTCACCGGCGCGGATCAGCGCCGGCCCGGCGTGTTCGAGATGGCGCACGGCGGCACCCTGTTCCTGGACGAGCTGGGGGAGATTCCCCTGGAGCTGCAGGCCAAGCTGCTGCGCGTCCTGGAAGAGGGGCGGCTGCGCCGGCTGGGCGGCAAGGTGGAGATCGAAGTCGACGTGCGCGTGCTGTGCGCCACCAACCGCGACCTCAAGCAGGAGATCAAGAACGGGCGGTTCCGCGAGGACCTCTACTTCCGCCTCAACGTGTTCCAGATCCACCTGCCGCCCCTGCGCGAGCGGCGCGAGGACGTGCCCATCCTGGTCCAGCACTTCGTGGACAAGTACCGCGGGGATTCCGCCAAGCGTGTGAGCGGGGTTCACCCGGAGGCCATGGAGGTCCTGAAGAACTACGACTGGCCGGGCAACATCCGCGAGCTGCGCAACGCGGTGGAGCGCGCGGTGATCCTCTGCGACGGGGAGCTGATCACCCGCGAGCACCTGCCGCCCGACATGGCGGGCAAGGCCCCGGAGCGCCACACCTTCCGGCTGCCCTTCGGGCTGAGCCTGGACGCGGTGGAGCGGGAGTACATCCTCGGCAGCCTCCAGCGGAACGGGAACAACAAGGCCCGCACGGCCGAGGTGCTCGGGGTGAGCGAGAAGACGCTCTACAACAAGCTCAATCGGTACGCCGCGGAGGCTCGCGCCCAGCAGAACCCCGTCCGGGATGGAGGCCCGCTCGGCGGGCAGGGGAGCGACGGGCCCCTGGGCGCGAACAGCATGGTCGTCCGCTGACCTGACGGGTAGGAAATCCCCTCCGGCTTCCGCATTCCTGGCGGGGCTCGGAGGGGGGGCTGTCAGGGGCTCCCCCCGACCTCGAAACCCCGCGTCAATTCTTGACTTTTGACCTCTGGGCGGGGGATTCTGCGGTAATCTCCCACCCACAGGGAGGGCCCGGCCGCAGAGGTTACGCATCGGGCAACTCCGACGCCTTCTTCTCTGGCTGTCCAGGAGTCTGCATCAGTGCCGCCGGGGGGGCACAAGGAAGGCCACAACCCAATGAGCGACGCGCGAGTTCTCCACTTCTTCGGCGGCAAGGGCGGGGCAGGCAAGACCACGCTCGCGGCAGCGTACGCGTTGCGGTTGTCGGAAGATGCGCCGAAAGAACGGGTGCTGCTCGTCTCGTTGGATCCGGTGCGCTCCCTGTCGGACCTGCTGAAGAAGAAGCTCTCCGCGAAGCCGACGAAGCTGGTGCCGGGCAAGGGCGAGGGTGGCGTGTGGGGCCTGGAGCTGGAGCCGGCCGCGCTGATGAAGCCCTTCCTGGCGGACTACCTGCCCGCGCTGGCGAAGGCCGCGAACAAGGGCCAGCACATCTCCGACGAGGACATGGGCAAGCTGTACCAGCAGGCCGTGCCGGGCCTGGAGGAGCTGGTGGGGCTCTTCCACGTGGTGGGGCTGCTGGAGGGCAAGGACAAGGAGTTCGACCGCATCGTCGTGGACGCGTCGCCGACGAGCCACACGCTGCGGCTGTTCGACCTGCCGGCGGGCCTGCGCAAGTTCCTGGGCTTCGTGAAGGCGGGCGGTGAGAAGCCGGCCACCTCGGGCAAGGGCAAGAAGGCCGCCGAGGCCGCCGCGGAGCCGGGCTTCCTGGAGCAGGTGGGCGCGAAGGCGGAGAAGCTGCTGGCGCTCGTGAAGGACCCGGCGCGCACGGCCTTCCACCTGGTGGCGCTGGCGGAGCCGGTGCCCGAGGCGCAGACGCGCATGCTCTTCACCCAGCTGCGCGAGCGCGGCATCCCGGTGACGGAGATCATCGTCAACCAGGTCGAGGACCGCGACGGCTGCCCGGCGTGCCAGGGCCGCCGGGGGCTGCAGGCGCCGCACGTGCGCAAGTTCCAGGCGCTGGACAAGGCGGTGCCGGTGCACCTGCTGGGCCGGCGCGAGGTGGCGCCCCGCGGGCTGGACGGGCTGGCGCTGTTCGCCAAGGCGTGGGCGGGTGGCAAGGAGACGAAGGCGCTGGAGTTCGCCGCCGCGGAAGGTCCGCCGGCGCTGGTCCGCGCGCCGTCCATGCCTCCCATCGCCGCGCCGCCGCTGCCTCCCACGCGGCTCATCTTCTTCGTGGGCCAGGGCGGGGTTGGCAAGAGCTCCTGTGCCGCCGCGGCCGCGGTGACGCTGACGGAGAAGGAGGGGCCGGTGCTCCTCATCTCCACGGACCCGGCGCACTCGCTGTCGGACGTGCTGCAGAGCCGGCTGACGGACACCGAGACGCAGGTGAAGGGCACCAAGGGCCTGTACGCGCGCGAGCTGGACATGGCCGGCTGGTTCAACGCCCTGCGCAAGCGGGTGAAGGAGAAGGCGGAGAAGGCCTTCGAGGGCGCGCCCAAGGCGGGCAACGACGTGCCGGCGGACCTGGTCTACCTGCGCAACCTGCTGGAGTGCGCGCCCCCGGGCATCGACGAGCTGGCGGCGCTGTCCTGCCTCACGGACGCGCTGGTGCAGGAGCGCTTCAAGCGCATCGTCGTGGACTCGTCGCCGGTGGTGACGTCCGTGCGCGTGGTGGAGCTGGCGGAGACGGCCAAGGCCTGGCTGGGCACGCTGCACACCGTGCTGAGCAAGCACCGCGCGAAGGGCCTGGGCGAGCTGGCGGACGACATC is from Pyxidicoccus xibeiensis and encodes:
- a CDS encoding ArsA family ATPase; translation: MSDARVLHFFGGKGGAGKTTLAAAYALRLSEDAPKERVLLVSLDPVRSLSDLLKKKLSAKPTKLVPGKGEGGVWGLELEPAALMKPFLADYLPALAKAANKGQHISDEDMGKLYQQAVPGLEELVGLFHVVGLLEGKDKEFDRIVVDASPTSHTLRLFDLPAGLRKFLGFVKAGGEKPATSGKGKKAAEAAAEPGFLEQVGAKAEKLLALVKDPARTAFHLVALAEPVPEAQTRMLFTQLRERGIPVTEIIVNQVEDRDGCPACQGRRGLQAPHVRKFQALDKAVPVHLLGRREVAPRGLDGLALFAKAWAGGKETKALEFAAAEGPPALVRAPSMPPIAAPPLPPTRLIFFVGQGGVGKSSCAAAAAVTLTEKEGPVLLISTDPAHSLSDVLQSRLTDTETQVKGTKGLYARELDMAGWFNALRKRVKEKAEKAFEGAPKAGNDVPADLVYLRNLLECAPPGIDELAALSCLTDALVQERFKRIVVDSSPVVTSVRVVELAETAKAWLGTLHTVLSKHRAKGLGELADDIAAMIKHVKRFEDALASPTEARFVVVTRGEELAAARTERLVEYLKEKKLPVERVLVNRVGPKSTCEKCENRRKLELNAAKAIEKKLGLPVTMAPALGRHPAGLRELKAFRTAWYALSPPAAKIKAA